In one Mucilaginibacter ginsenosidivorax genomic region, the following are encoded:
- a CDS encoding alpha-N-acetylglucosaminidase: MKKGLLILIVTAFSLNTYAQVDQKASYEFIERTIPGRSGAFLVETVSQDNGKDAFELDSRDGKIVLRGNNGLSVAAALNYYLKTYCFCDIGWNGTNLNLPANLPAVTAKIHKTTPYQYRYYLNYCTFNYTMAWWDWARWQKEIDWMALNGINMPLAITGEEAIWQDVYKSMGFTDKELDAFFCGPAYFSWFWMGNIDAWGGPLPQHWMDSHRALQKKVLERERSFGMKPVLSSFTGHVPPSFKDRFPKAKVKRTNWDAGFPDVFILDPDDELFETIGKKYIEAQNKEFGTDHLYSADTFNENVPPTNDSTYLDGMSKKVFRSMTAADPKAVWVMQGWMFHYNNKFWQPQQIKALLNAVPNDQMIVLDLYSDSHPVWNRTEAYYGKPWIWSMLQNFGGNISLFGRMRHVAADPAIALHDPESKNLVGIGITPEGIEQNPALFALMLENVWRDSPIDADAWVNNYAHRRYGQINANASEAWHILLNTVYSSGLSEGGPESIIVARPTMQKTIDRVLTKLSYDPLKLAKAWQLLVNAADSLKQSDGYQYDLIDVTRQVLANYASPLQQKMASAYKSGDQEAFKQNSAAFLQLMDDMDDLLSTRKDFLLGKWINEARANGITDKEKNLYELNARDLVTLWGDKESGLSEYSNRQWAGLIKGYYKQRWELYFSQLNKAMATGAPFDAKAFDAQVKNWEWQWVNKHDNAYTDIAKGDGVEKAKALFAKYNSLVLQAAY, translated from the coding sequence ATGAAAAAAGGTTTATTGATACTTATTGTTACCGCATTTAGTTTAAATACCTATGCCCAGGTGGATCAAAAAGCTTCGTACGAGTTTATCGAACGGACAATTCCGGGCAGGTCGGGCGCATTCCTTGTCGAAACTGTTAGCCAGGATAACGGGAAAGACGCGTTTGAGCTGGATAGCCGCGATGGTAAAATAGTATTGCGTGGTAACAACGGGCTATCTGTAGCTGCAGCTTTAAATTATTACCTTAAAACCTATTGTTTTTGCGATATAGGCTGGAATGGTACCAATTTAAACCTGCCTGCAAATTTGCCTGCGGTTACAGCCAAAATACATAAAACCACGCCGTATCAATACCGCTATTACCTTAACTATTGCACATTTAACTATACCATGGCCTGGTGGGACTGGGCACGCTGGCAAAAGGAAATTGACTGGATGGCGCTCAACGGTATCAACATGCCGCTGGCCATTACCGGCGAAGAAGCCATTTGGCAGGATGTATACAAAAGCATGGGCTTTACAGATAAAGAACTGGACGCTTTTTTTTGCGGACCAGCCTACTTCTCCTGGTTTTGGATGGGCAACATTGATGCCTGGGGTGGCCCGCTGCCGCAGCACTGGATGGATAGCCACCGCGCTTTGCAAAAAAAGGTACTGGAACGCGAACGTTCATTCGGGATGAAACCCGTATTGTCGTCATTTACCGGCCACGTGCCGCCATCGTTTAAAGACAGGTTCCCGAAAGCTAAGGTAAAAAGAACCAACTGGGATGCAGGCTTTCCTGATGTATTCATTCTTGACCCCGACGATGAACTTTTTGAAACCATCGGCAAAAAATATATCGAGGCTCAAAACAAGGAGTTTGGTACCGATCATTTGTACTCGGCCGATACTTTTAACGAGAATGTGCCACCTACCAATGATTCAACTTACCTGGATGGTATGAGCAAAAAAGTATTCCGCTCCATGACCGCCGCCGACCCAAAAGCGGTTTGGGTAATGCAGGGATGGATGTTCCATTACAACAATAAATTCTGGCAGCCGCAACAGATCAAAGCCTTGCTGAACGCGGTACCTAACGACCAGATGATCGTACTTGATTTGTACAGCGATTCGCACCCGGTATGGAACCGTACCGAAGCCTACTATGGCAAGCCCTGGATTTGGAGTATGCTGCAAAACTTTGGCGGCAACATCAGCCTGTTTGGCCGCATGCGCCACGTAGCTGCCGATCCGGCCATCGCCCTGCATGATCCTGAATCAAAAAACCTGGTAGGCATAGGCATAACTCCCGAAGGTATTGAACAAAACCCGGCCCTGTTTGCCCTGATGCTGGAGAATGTTTGGCGCGATAGCCCTATTGATGCCGATGCCTGGGTAAATAACTATGCCCACAGGCGCTATGGGCAAATCAATGCCAACGCATCCGAAGCCTGGCACATATTACTGAATACGGTTTACAGCAGCGGCTTGAGCGAGGGCGGCCCCGAATCAATCATCGTGGCCAGGCCAACCATGCAGAAAACTATCGACAGGGTTTTAACCAAACTAAGTTATGATCCCCTAAAGCTGGCCAAAGCCTGGCAGCTATTAGTAAACGCCGCCGATAGCCTGAAGCAAAGCGACGGGTATCAATACGATTTGATAGATGTAACCCGGCAGGTGCTGGCCAATTATGCTTCGCCATTGCAGCAAAAAATGGCATCGGCCTATAAAAGTGGTGATCAGGAAGCATTCAAACAAAACAGCGCCGCCTTTTTACAGCTAATGGATGATATGGACGATTTGCTAAGCACCCGCAAAGATTTTTTATTAGGCAAATGGATTAACGAAGCCAGGGCCAACGGTATTACCGATAAAGAAAAGAATTTGTATGAACTAAACGCCCGCGACCTGGTAACCCTTTGGGGCGATAAAGAAAGCGGCCTGAGCGAGTACTCCAACAGGCAATGGGCCGGCTTAATAAAGGGATATTACAAACAGCGCTGGGAACTATACTTTAGCCAGCTAAACAAAGCCATGGCCACAGGCGCACCCTTTGATGCCAAAGCATTTGACGCCCAGGTAAAAAACTGGGAGTGGCAATGGGTAAACAAACACGATAACGCCTATACTGATATTGCCAAAGGCGATGGAGTAGAGAAAGCGAAGGCACTGTTTGCAAAATATAATAGTTTGGTGTTGCAGGCGGCGTATTAG
- a CDS encoding RagB/SusD family nutrient uptake outer membrane protein — protein sequence MKSNKILYIAIALALFNSSCKKALDLKQQGVYTSDNYFRNETDAVTAVNGIYSILPEEDYIGHAECTFDVPSDDYWRSGDHGEDEGIENLTYDASNAAIRYPWKWRYEEINRATNCIINIPKITAISADIKNRSMGEAYFLRAFGYWRGMLIHGDVPIITEDDYSKQLFNVPKSPIEEVRKQIESDLLKAVDLLPESYDASNLGRVSKGTALGLLTKLYMNWEKLPEAIATGQKVISNSHYALAPNYTDNFTRANETSTEMLFSIQAVQNVLPNDFTVYYIPRPWGGYGFSQPLQGLVNEFEANDPRKAATVLSVGDKVDLGDNKGLTTFTADLSATGFAFKKYAVFNTFADGGGVDHSFVVPLMRSADIYLLVAEALIRTQGAGAGDVLINQIRHRASPLLPPVVGAGMTQLIHERRVELAGEGERHQDLMRWDKKNIVDIAAIYNKAVSKAPIDQSKTVTFVRPKNYYFPLPQVEIDKSKGVLVQNPNFK from the coding sequence ATGAAATCGAACAAAATATTATATATAGCAATAGCACTGGCTTTATTTAACAGCAGCTGTAAAAAAGCGCTCGATTTAAAGCAGCAGGGGGTTTATACCTCTGATAATTATTTCAGAAATGAAACAGATGCCGTTACCGCCGTTAATGGGATATACAGCATTTTACCTGAAGAAGATTATATTGGCCATGCCGAATGTACATTTGATGTACCATCTGACGATTACTGGCGCTCAGGCGACCACGGCGAAGATGAAGGCATTGAAAATTTAACTTACGATGCTTCAAACGCGGCTATCAGGTACCCCTGGAAATGGCGCTACGAAGAAATCAACCGCGCTACCAATTGCATTATCAATATCCCTAAAATCACCGCTATATCTGCCGATATTAAAAATCGCAGCATGGGCGAGGCTTATTTTTTAAGAGCGTTTGGCTACTGGCGCGGAATGTTAATTCATGGCGATGTACCAATTATCACAGAGGATGATTACTCGAAACAATTATTTAACGTTCCCAAATCGCCGATTGAAGAAGTTCGTAAACAAATAGAAAGCGATTTGCTGAAAGCTGTTGACCTGCTGCCGGAAAGTTACGATGCTTCAAATCTCGGCCGGGTAAGTAAAGGTACAGCATTGGGGCTTTTAACCAAGCTTTACATGAACTGGGAAAAACTTCCCGAGGCTATTGCAACTGGGCAAAAGGTAATATCCAATTCGCATTACGCATTGGCTCCCAATTACACCGATAACTTCACCCGTGCAAATGAAACCAGCACCGAAATGCTTTTTTCTATCCAGGCGGTACAAAACGTGTTACCAAATGATTTTACGGTTTACTATATCCCAAGGCCATGGGGCGGTTACGGCTTTAGCCAGCCATTACAGGGATTGGTAAATGAGTTTGAAGCTAATGATCCACGTAAAGCTGCAACTGTATTAAGTGTTGGAGACAAAGTTGATCTTGGTGACAACAAAGGCTTAACTACCTTTACCGCTGATCTGTCGGCAACCGGGTTCGCATTTAAAAAATACGCAGTATTTAACACATTCGCCGATGGTGGCGGTGTTGATCATAGCTTTGTGGTACCTTTAATGCGGTCAGCCGATATTTACCTGCTGGTAGCCGAAGCTCTTATACGTACACAGGGTGCCGGCGCGGGCGATGTGCTGATAAACCAGATAAGGCACCGGGCTTCGCCATTGTTGCCACCCGTTGTAGGTGCAGGTATGACACAGTTAATACATGAGCGCCGTGTTGAACTTGCCGGTGAAGGCGAGCGCCACCAGGATTTAATGCGCTGGGACAAGAAAAACATTGTTGATATTGCAGCCATATACAACAAGGCAGTTTCAAAAGCACCTATTGACCAATCTAAAACAGTTACGTTTGTTCGCCCTAAAAATTACTATTTCCCGTTACCACAGGTAGAAATTGATAAGAGTAAAGGCGTTTTGGTACAAAATCCAAACTTTAAGTAA
- a CDS encoding TonB-dependent receptor, producing MKKTRRAFAIPGAPVCLKVILLMKAVFLLILVTCMQVSASVYSQQKFTLSIKQTEVSTILAKIQKQSDYRFFYNYAAIKKLGKVDLDVKNASIEQVLSSLMDNKLPYKMADDHVVIISAAETTNALLLVKGKVVDAKGEPLIGVNIRLQGTNLGVTTDVNGNFVINAPVNGVLEFSYIGFEKKIVTINGDQTLSITLVALPSALTEVVVVGYGTTKKIDVTGSVASVKGADIQNLPVASAAQALDGRASGVSIVRNDGSPGAAPSIRIRGTGTINDANPLIVIDGVPTSNADALSDINPNDIASVEILKDASSSAIYGTRAANGVVLVTTKKGTYNQKLSTSVNFYNGFQNTTKYIKLLTAPDLYKLKRERYTNDGATIDAPWTDTYYATQRTDWQHAIMGTGHVTNGDVSLQGGNDVSNYYLSQSIYNEDGIIDKTNFKRYVTRINSEHKITPWFKLGENVQLSYGNQNGFDNNNSQTGLIFSALRFNPAIPLVNPDGTYGTSKAYANQLGDINSPYATIQEADKYTKKYRVLANAFAEISFLKELKLRVNYAFDGSLIRNYNFNVADVNQTRPNQTSTLTQSEEEVSSQLLESFLTYDKVFGKSHVTFTGGYSYQNFKDYGFTAQRVGYDDTDPDQRVLNQGALQLNSNIIPQPTSLQSGFARLFYDYDSRFLATVTFRADGSSKFAPGNQWGYFPAFSLGWRLSNEQFIKNITWISNLKLTGGYGELGNQNVSPYQYLSLLKIGSTYENNGYAFGGSGVSGAAVTSIANPDITWERAAMTNIALDAGFLNNQLNTTVTWFNKNTKDMLISPPVVGTSGSVAIPNQNIGTMNNKGVEVEVNYQGGDDKLKYSFGANASFIKNKVTQLNGEGTFIGSTVYGRSSQEISRTYQGQSIASFYGWKTDGLYQTQAEIDNDPALKNDSRKSSIRPGDVKFLDLNSDGLIDGNDRTNLGNPNPNVTAGIQGSISYKGFDLSANFTGVFGVSLYNADRMQGIDPTYPFNLYAEDLGRWTGAGTSNTIPRLSLDRANDNYRTSDLFVESGNYFSLKNVTLGYTLPLTWSKKAALKSVKLYASGQNVFMITKYKGYTPELGYTNGNLQRGVDVAQYPSVRTITFGVTVKL from the coding sequence ATGAAAAAAACAAGAAGGGCATTTGCCATTCCGGGTGCCCCCGTATGCCTTAAAGTTATTTTGCTAATGAAAGCAGTTTTCTTGCTAATCCTGGTTACCTGCATGCAGGTTTCGGCCAGTGTTTATTCACAACAGAAATTTACACTCAGCATTAAGCAAACTGAGGTAAGTACTATACTTGCCAAAATTCAAAAACAAAGCGATTACCGTTTCTTTTACAACTACGCCGCCATAAAAAAACTGGGCAAGGTTGATCTGGACGTTAAAAACGCTTCTATCGAACAGGTGTTGAGCTCGCTTATGGATAATAAGCTGCCCTACAAAATGGCCGATGACCACGTAGTGATCATATCGGCAGCCGAAACTACCAATGCCCTTTTGCTTGTAAAAGGAAAAGTGGTTGACGCCAAAGGCGAACCGCTCATTGGTGTAAACATCAGGCTGCAGGGTACCAACCTCGGGGTAACAACAGATGTTAACGGTAACTTCGTAATTAACGCCCCGGTTAACGGCGTACTGGAGTTTAGTTATATAGGCTTCGAGAAAAAAATAGTGACTATCAATGGCGATCAGACCCTGTCAATCACGCTTGTTGCCTTGCCATCTGCTTTAACAGAAGTTGTTGTAGTAGGTTATGGTACCACTAAAAAAATAGATGTAACGGGTTCTGTTGCCAGCGTTAAAGGTGCCGATATTCAAAATTTACCTGTGGCATCAGCTGCACAGGCCCTGGATGGCCGCGCAAGTGGCGTAAGCATTGTACGTAACGATGGTTCGCCTGGTGCAGCGCCAAGCATCCGTATTCGTGGTACCGGTACTATTAATGATGCTAACCCCCTTATTGTTATTGATGGCGTACCAACCAGCAACGCCGATGCGCTAAGTGATATTAACCCTAATGATATTGCATCTGTCGAAATTTTAAAGGACGCCTCTTCAAGTGCTATTTATGGTACAAGGGCCGCAAATGGTGTAGTTTTGGTGACTACTAAAAAGGGTACTTACAATCAGAAACTATCAACATCGGTTAATTTTTACAACGGTTTCCAAAATACAACCAAATACATTAAGCTGCTTACCGCTCCTGATTTGTACAAATTGAAAAGAGAGCGGTATACCAATGATGGTGCTACTATAGATGCGCCATGGACCGATACCTATTATGCAACTCAGCGTACTGATTGGCAGCATGCCATTATGGGTACAGGGCATGTAACCAATGGCGATGTAAGTTTGCAAGGTGGTAACGACGTATCTAATTATTATCTTTCACAATCAATTTATAACGAAGACGGTATCATCGACAAAACCAACTTTAAACGCTACGTTACCCGTATCAATTCTGAACATAAAATAACCCCATGGTTTAAGCTGGGCGAGAATGTGCAGTTATCTTACGGCAATCAAAATGGCTTTGATAACAATAACTCGCAAACGGGATTGATTTTCTCGGCATTGCGATTTAACCCGGCAATCCCCCTGGTTAATCCCGATGGTACATACGGAACATCAAAAGCTTATGCCAACCAGTTAGGTGATATTAACAGCCCTTATGCCACCATTCAGGAGGCCGATAAGTACACAAAAAAATATCGTGTACTGGCTAACGCGTTTGCCGAAATTTCATTTTTGAAGGAACTGAAACTGCGTGTTAACTATGCGTTTGACGGCTCGTTGATACGCAATTACAACTTTAATGTTGCCGATGTTAACCAGACAAGGCCAAACCAAACATCTACCCTCACACAAAGCGAGGAAGAAGTATCGTCTCAGTTGCTCGAATCGTTCTTAACCTACGATAAGGTATTTGGTAAAAGCCACGTAACCTTTACCGGTGGCTATTCTTATCAAAACTTTAAAGACTACGGCTTTACAGCGCAAAGAGTTGGCTATGATGATACCGACCCGGATCAAAGAGTACTTAATCAGGGTGCCCTTCAGCTTAACTCAAATATAATACCACAACCAACATCCCTTCAGTCGGGTTTTGCAAGGCTGTTTTATGATTACGACAGCAGGTTTCTGGCAACGGTAACATTCCGTGCGGATGGATCTTCAAAATTTGCCCCTGGTAACCAGTGGGGTTATTTCCCGGCCTTTTCATTGGGCTGGAGGTTGTCTAACGAACAATTTATCAAAAACATAACCTGGATAAGCAACCTTAAATTAACCGGTGGTTATGGCGAACTCGGAAATCAGAATGTTAGCCCTTACCAGTACTTAAGTTTATTAAAAATAGGCAGCACCTACGAAAACAATGGCTACGCATTTGGTGGCTCGGGAGTAAGTGGTGCCGCAGTTACCAGCATTGCCAACCCCGATATTACCTGGGAAAGGGCTGCCATGACCAACATTGCACTTGATGCCGGTTTTTTAAATAACCAGTTAAATACTACTGTAACGTGGTTTAATAAAAACACCAAAGATATGCTGATATCACCTCCGGTAGTAGGCACGTCGGGTTCGGTAGCAATCCCTAACCAAAACATTGGTACCATGAATAACAAAGGTGTTGAGGTTGAGGTTAATTACCAGGGCGGCGATGATAAATTAAAATACTCGTTTGGCGCAAATGCATCTTTCATTAAAAACAAGGTAACACAGTTAAACGGCGAAGGCACGTTTATAGGTTCTACTGTTTACGGCCGCTCAAGTCAGGAAATTTCACGTACTTACCAGGGCCAGTCGATAGCATCGTTCTATGGCTGGAAAACAGATGGATTATATCAAACCCAGGCCGAGATAGACAATGATCCCGCGCTTAAAAATGATTCGCGCAAAAGCTCGATCAGGCCTGGCGACGTTAAATTTCTGGATTTAAACAGTGATGGTTTAATTGATGGTAACGACCGCACTAACCTGGGCAATCCTAACCCGAATGTTACAGCAGGTATCCAGGGCAGTATATCGTACAAAGGGTTTGATTTATCGGCCAATTTTACCGGTGTATTTGGCGTAAGCTTATACAACGCCGACAGGATGCAGGGTATCGATCCAACTTATCCGTTTAACCTGTATGCCGAAGATTTAGGCCGCTGGACAGGCGCTGGTACAAGCAATACCATTCCCCGTTTATCGCTTGACCGTGCTAATGATAACTACCGCACATCCGATCTGTTTGTAGAAAGCGGTAACTATTTCAGCCTTAAAAACGTCACGTTGGGCTATACTTTACCTTTAACATGGTCTAAAAAAGCCGCCCTTAAAAGTGTAAAATTGTACGCTTCCGGGCAAAATGTCTTTATGATAACCAAATACAAAGGCTATACACCCGAGTTAGGTTATACCAACGGCAACCTGCAGCGCGGCGTTGATGTGGCTCAGTACCCATCGGTACGTACAATTACATTCGGTGTAACAGTTAAATTATAA
- a CDS encoding FecR family protein has translation MGKSRFIELMAKSMDGSANKEELDELELFLNQHPGYKKIQQVTDALTGTLNNDSEVLPTTINSKLDELWVKIKDSEETETEVSTTNVRPFNWRWIGAAAAVAVLALFGFLFYNRQAKQQLDVAVTKKIDVPFGKMMQVTLSDGTKVKLNAGSHFSYPSVFQAGQREVSLEGEGFFEVTKNPKRPFLVHTAGFTVKVLGTVFNVKAYRNDKTTETTLLKGKVQVELADDPEKKIILSPHEKLTINNPAQGVPNQAVKTTVAKIKYEVATLPVVSNDVYAENAWIDHKIMFANNDFEDVARQMERKYDVRIVFADEALKKEQISGVLENESLDTALNFLRQIVPLQSKIDGSTVYLSYKSKKITTTN, from the coding sequence ATGGGAAAATCAAGGTTTATTGAGCTGATGGCTAAAAGTATGGACGGATCGGCCAATAAGGAAGAGTTGGATGAACTCGAACTGTTTTTAAATCAGCACCCCGGATACAAAAAAATTCAGCAGGTAACAGACGCCTTAACAGGTACACTTAATAACGACAGCGAGGTTTTGCCTACTACTATAAACAGTAAGCTGGATGAGTTATGGGTTAAAATAAAAGATTCTGAAGAAACAGAAACCGAAGTTTCTACTACCAATGTACGGCCATTTAACTGGAGGTGGATTGGCGCGGCTGCTGCAGTTGCCGTACTTGCTTTGTTTGGCTTTTTGTTTTATAACAGGCAGGCCAAACAGCAACTTGATGTGGCAGTAACAAAAAAAATTGATGTGCCTTTTGGCAAAATGATGCAGGTTACTTTATCAGATGGTACCAAAGTGAAGTTGAATGCAGGCAGTCATTTTTCGTACCCTTCGGTTTTCCAGGCCGGGCAAAGGGAGGTAAGTTTAGAAGGTGAGGGCTTTTTTGAAGTAACCAAAAATCCGAAGAGACCATTTTTGGTACATACCGCCGGCTTCACAGTAAAAGTTTTAGGTACTGTATTTAACGTAAAGGCTTACCGCAACGACAAAACAACCGAAACTACTTTATTAAAAGGAAAGGTGCAGGTTGAGCTGGCCGATGACCCCGAAAAAAAGATCATTTTATCGCCCCACGAAAAACTGACCATTAATAACCCGGCGCAAGGTGTACCTAACCAGGCCGTTAAAACGACAGTTGCCAAAATTAAATATGAGGTAGCCACATTGCCGGTTGTAAGCAACGATGTGTATGCAGAAAATGCCTGGATAGACCACAAAATAATGTTTGCCAATAATGATTTTGAAGACGTTGCCCGGCAAATGGAACGCAAATACGATGTGAGGATAGTGTTTGCAGATGAAGCCCTCAAAAAAGAGCAGATAAGTGGTGTGCTTGAAAATGAAAGCCTGGATACTGCCCTGAATTTCCTGAGGCAAATTGTACCGTTGCAATCAAAAATTGATGGTAGTACGGTTTACCTATCCTACAAGAGTAAAAAAATAACAACAACCAACTAA
- a CDS encoding ABC transporter permease: MLKNYIKIAFRNLKKDKQFTFLNVLGLSAGLACTLLIYLWVHDELSYDKFFDNDNQVYQIMEHRTGGGSQQISDESSGLVSDVLKTQVSEDVQYAAAVAPADWWQKFTLTVGDKNIKASGQYVGKDYFNIFSFKMLHGERGNVLAAKADIVISDELAKKLFTTVDNAIGKSVRFQHDKEFAVTGVFEKLPVHSSQQFDFVLSFDYLADVQGWVKTWNNGGPHNFVMLKKGVNLAVFNKKILNLVKKNSGDTTRSAVAMRFSDNYLKNTFNHGARVGGREEYVKLFSVIAVFILLIACINFMNLSTAKASGRMKEVGIKKVVGAKRGQLIAQFLSESLLMAIFTMVLAIGIAWALLPQFNQLTGKQIRLEFTPQLIIMLAGITLFTGLVSGSYPALYLSKFNPLAILKGKLSSSFTELLARKGLVVFQFTLSVALIVAVLVVYRQIQYIQHTKPGYNKDNLIRIDSEGKLAGNEENFAAELKNIPGVLNASFTQHNMVGRNFGTAGLSWDGKQSNGDVYFEGFFGGFNFIETMDMQMAAGRSFNKNYGAEGSKVILNQTAVKAMQLQNPVGRTIKVLGNTCQVIGVVKDYHFESLHEVVRPSFILLAQGSSPYFKMMIRLKGDHQKETIAKIQQLYESFNPGFPFAYSFLDEAYQKQYETEVRVSALAQYFSFLAILISCLGLFGLVAFTAQKRQKEIGIRKVIGASVNSIMIMLTQDFLKLVAIAVIIAFPISWYAMSRWLQGFVYRIDIGPVVFVIAAMSVMVITLFTVGFQAIKAALANPVKSLRSE; the protein is encoded by the coding sequence ATGCTTAAAAACTACATCAAGATTGCTTTCCGCAATCTAAAAAAGGATAAACAGTTTACTTTTTTAAATGTGCTTGGCCTTTCGGCCGGGCTGGCCTGTACGCTGTTAATTTATTTGTGGGTACATGATGAGCTGAGTTACGATAAATTTTTTGATAACGATAACCAAGTTTATCAAATTATGGAACACCGCACCGGCGGCGGCAGTCAGCAAATTAGCGACGAATCATCGGGCCTGGTGAGCGATGTGCTAAAAACCCAGGTATCCGAGGATGTGCAATATGCCGCGGCCGTGGCCCCCGCCGATTGGTGGCAAAAATTTACTTTAACGGTTGGTGATAAAAACATTAAAGCCAGCGGGCAGTACGTGGGTAAAGATTATTTCAACATCTTCTCTTTTAAAATGCTGCACGGCGAGCGCGGCAATGTGCTTGCAGCCAAAGCCGATATTGTAATATCCGACGAACTGGCCAAAAAGCTGTTTACTACTGTTGATAATGCCATAGGCAAGTCCGTCCGCTTTCAGCACGACAAGGAGTTTGCGGTTACCGGCGTATTTGAAAAATTGCCCGTACACTCATCCCAGCAGTTTGATTTTGTGTTATCATTTGATTACCTGGCCGACGTGCAGGGCTGGGTAAAAACCTGGAACAATGGCGGCCCGCATAACTTTGTGATGCTAAAAAAAGGGGTTAACCTGGCTGTATTTAACAAAAAGATACTCAATCTTGTAAAAAAGAATAGTGGTGATACCACGCGGAGTGCTGTAGCCATGCGCTTTTCTGATAATTACCTTAAAAATACGTTTAACCATGGTGCCCGCGTTGGCGGCCGCGAGGAGTATGTGAAACTATTTTCGGTTATTGCCGTGTTTATTCTGCTTATTGCCTGTATCAATTTTATGAACCTAAGTACGGCCAAAGCATCGGGCCGAATGAAAGAGGTAGGCATTAAAAAAGTAGTTGGTGCAAAACGCGGCCAGCTGATTGCCCAGTTCTTGTCCGAATCATTACTGATGGCCATATTTACCATGGTATTGGCTATAGGTATAGCCTGGGCATTGCTACCCCAGTTTAACCAGCTTACCGGTAAACAAATACGGCTTGAATTTACCCCGCAGCTTATTATAATGCTTGCAGGCATTACGCTGTTTACCGGTTTGGTATCGGGCAGTTACCCGGCCTTGTATTTGTCTAAATTTAATCCGCTGGCTATTTTAAAGGGCAAGCTCAGTTCATCATTTACCGAGCTGCTGGCCCGTAAGGGTTTAGTGGTGTTTCAATTCACGTTATCGGTGGCCCTTATTGTTGCTGTACTGGTGGTTTACAGGCAAATTCAATACATCCAGCATACCAAACCCGGTTATAACAAAGATAACCTGATCCGCATTGACTCGGAAGGCAAGCTTGCCGGAAACGAAGAGAACTTTGCCGCCGAACTGAAAAATATCCCGGGTGTTTTAAATGCCAGCTTTACGCAGCACAACATGGTTGGGCGCAATTTTGGCACCGCCGGCCTTAGTTGGGATGGTAAACAATCAAACGGCGATGTGTACTTTGAAGGTTTTTTTGGTGGTTTCAACTTTATCGAAACCATGGATATGCAAATGGCCGCCGGCCGTTCGTTTAACAAAAACTACGGCGCCGAGGGCAGCAAGGTAATACTTAACCAAACCGCCGTTAAGGCCATGCAGCTTCAAAACCCGGTAGGCCGCACCATTAAAGTTTTGGGTAATACCTGCCAGGTTATTGGTGTGGTAAAAGATTATCATTTCGAATCGTTACACGAGGTGGTAAGGCCATCGTTTATCCTGCTGGCACAAGGCAGCAGCCCTTATTTTAAAATGATGATCAGGCTCAAAGGCGATCATCAAAAAGAAACCATTGCAAAAATTCAACAACTGTATGAATCCTTTAATCCGGGCTTCCCATTCGCGTACAGCTTTCTGGATGAAGCTTACCAGAAACAATATGAAACCGAAGTAAGGGTATCTGCACTGGCGCAATATTTTTCGTTCCTGGCTATTTTGATATCCTGCCTGGGGTTGTTTGGCCTTGTGGCCTTTACTGCTCAAAAAAGGCAAAAAGAAATTGGCATCCGCAAGGTAATTGGTGCATCGGTAAACAGCATCATGATTATGCTTACGCAGGATTTTTTGAAGTTGGTGGCCATCGCGGTAATCATCGCCTTCCCCATATCCTGGTACGCCATGAGCCGGTGGCTGCAGGGCTTTGTTTATCGTATTGATATTGGCCCGGTAGTTTTTGTTATTGCAGCTATGTCGGTTATGGTTATTACCCTATTTACCGTAGGCTTCCAGGCTATCAAAGCCGCATTGGCCAACCCGGTAAAAAGTCTGAGATCGGAGTAG